A genome region from Mercenaria mercenaria strain notata chromosome 11, MADL_Memer_1, whole genome shotgun sequence includes the following:
- the LOC123532467 gene encoding uncharacterized protein LOC123532467 yields MSRLLLLVACSCFGRGNSVENSSIMTRLPDIVAEFCPGANVCLENQSSQVQTKVFRPGTESCCTGCSCDPRCAENGKCCFPYEETLHQQGKERMENFGKGFSCLFPMTIPPAERDRHRFHSYKMVSLVPGNDQDSRELASNIPCGDTIVAPWGSLYPVYSAKSKQLYKNMKCAISDGVTDGILWDAVLDCNTVIDIRSDVNKFLLELESNSIPNHCTVRFIFPGHFENMHPFKCFLSLIDTCPESSEFEIPESSGLSRENIMHLCTSGFVSPYRQLKLYANVFCHICNAEFFIKEMFCKKIQDDGRKRIFKGGFAGLIDGDFINNGRLDNLGEATDVPVACGIVNTSVCRPVFCPSGQLRDRTGRCTYPNKFWYDQEYTVYIKLSTEKIINITEVFEIPLGSVWTRNLPDLKSPWPNHWIFESLYHEFTDKDTSSFLAIIRTKLSTVEPGRIVQNINRTVTREWLLKHNNVTIVLKANFMPTSTINFVDNDTEAMSVSGNLSENLEQPRYRLVYQGWNTKTDLHMITKLYLCDQVELNQFEFILIRDEKTLYNIITQRFMFDGEFALISSSAFEGVRARICIEDSGMYKTFKVTMQNVGAFRTVYVLGLVAAALLFRVL; encoded by the exons ATGTCCCGTTTGTTGCTTCTTGTGGCATGTTCATGCTTTGGGAGAGGAAATTCGGTTGAAAATTCGTCCATTATGACACGCCTGCCAGACATTGTGGCGGAATTCTGCCCCGGCGCTAACGTGTGTCTTGAAAACCAGTCGTCTCAAGTACAAACGAAAGTGTTCAGACCTGGAACTGAATCTTGTTGTACTG GTTGCTCATGTGACCCACGCTGTGCGGAAAATGGAAAATGTTGTTTCCCGTACGAGGAGACATTGCATCAACAAGGAAAAGAACGCATGGAAAATTTTGGAAAAGGCTTTTCCTGTCTGTTCCCAATGACAATACCACCAGCAGAAAGGGATCGACATCGGTTTCATTCATACAAGATGGTTTCCTTGGTTCCTGGAAACGATCAAGATTCTAGGGAACTGGCATCCAATATTCCTTGTGGAGATACAATTGTAGCTCCTTGGGGCAGTTTGTATCCCGTATACTCGGCAAAATCCAAACAGTTATATAAGAATATGAAATGTGCAATTTCCGATGGTGTAACTGACGGCATACTTTGGGATGCCGTACTTGATTGCAATACAGTTATAGATATTAGGTCAGATGTAAACAAATTTCTCCTCGAGCTAGAGTCAAATTCAATTCCTAATCACTGTACTGTGAGATTCATCTTTCcaggtcattttgaaaatatgcacCCATTCAAATGCTTTCTATCGCTCATAGATACCTGTCCTGAGTCGTCTGAATTTGAAATACCCGAAAGTTCTGGTCTTTCAAGggaaaatataatgcatttgtGTACAAGCGGGTTTGTATCGCCTTATCGGCAGTTGAAATTGTATGCCaacgtattttgtcatatttgtaaTGCTGAGTTCTTTATAAAGGAGATGTTTTGCAAAAAGATTCAAGACGATGGACGTAAACGTATCTTTAAAGGCGGATTTGCCGGGCTGATTGACGGAGATTTTATTAATAATGGCCGACTGGACAACCTTGGAGAGGCAACGGACGTTCCAGTTGCATGCGGCattgtaaat ACCAGCGTATGTCGACCAGTGTTTTGTCCATCAGGGCAGCTGCGGGACAGAACCGGTAGATGCACATATCCGAACAAATTTTGGTACGACCAGGAATATACTGTTTATATCAAACTTTCGACAgaaaagatcatcaatattactGAAGTGTTTGAGATTCCACTTGGTTCTGTCTGGACAAGGAATTTGCCTGATCTCAAATCGCCATGGCCAAACCACTGGATTTTTGAATCACTATATCATGAATTTACGGATAAAGACACTTCATCTTTTTTAGCCATAATTAGAACCAAACTATCAACCGTAGAGCCCGGGCGTATCGTGCAAAATATAAACAGGACGGTGACGAGAGAATGGTTGTTAAAACATAACAATGTCACAATTGTTCTAAAAGCAAACTTTATGCCGACATCTACGATTAACTTTGTAGATAATGATACCGAAGCCATGTCAGTCTCCGGCAATCTTTCCGAGAATCTCGAGCAACCGCGGTACCGCCTCGTGTACCAAGGATGGAATACTAAAACAGACCTGCATATGATCACGAAGCTCTATCTTTGCGACCAGGTTGAACTGAATCAGTTTGAATTTATTCTAATCCGAGACGAGAAAACACTTTACAATATTATCACACAGCGTTTCATGTTTGACGGCGAGTTTGCACTCATATCGAGCAGCGCGTTTGAAGGAGTTCGCGCTAGAATTTGCATTGAAGACTCCGGAATGTACAAAACCTTCAAAGTCACAATGCAGAATGTAGGCGCATTTCGTACAGTCTATGTCCTTGGACTTGTTGCTGCAGCATTGCTTTTTCGTGTTTTGTAA